Proteins encoded by one window of Nocardioides euryhalodurans:
- a CDS encoding AAA family ATPase produces the protein MRQPTLFLTVGLPGTGKTTAARRLEVERKALRLTKDEWVKALYGWQNPSSAQDVIEGRLIQVGLRALELGIDVVIDFGLWSRDERSALRQAAADLGATVELHYFELTPTEQRERLDRRLSEASHTTWHMSEEELDAWAAHFDVPTAGELDGSEPVDAPPAGFATWGEWRAHRWPAAIA, from the coding sequence ATGAGGCAGCCGACGCTGTTCCTGACGGTGGGACTGCCGGGCACCGGGAAGACCACGGCTGCGCGACGCCTCGAGGTCGAGCGGAAGGCTCTTCGCCTCACGAAGGACGAGTGGGTGAAGGCCCTCTACGGATGGCAGAACCCGTCGTCGGCGCAGGACGTGATCGAGGGTCGGCTGATCCAGGTCGGTCTGCGCGCCCTCGAGCTCGGCATCGACGTGGTGATCGACTTCGGCCTGTGGAGTCGCGACGAGCGCTCCGCCCTGCGGCAGGCAGCAGCGGACCTCGGCGCAACGGTGGAGCTGCACTACTTCGAGCTCACCCCGACCGAGCAGCGGGAGCGACTGGACCGGCGCCTGTCCGAGGCGTCCCACACGACGTGGCACATGTCGGAGGAGGAGCTCGACGCCTGGGCAGCCCACTTCGACGTGCCCACGGCAGGTGAGCTCGACGGCAGTGAACCCGTCGACGCCCCGCCGGCGGGGTTCGCGACGTGGGGCGAGTGGCGGGCGCACCGCTGGCCCGCGGCGATCGCCTGA